One region of Xylanimonas ulmi genomic DNA includes:
- a CDS encoding ATP-binding cassette domain-containing protein encodes MNNPAIEATGLVKVFGDNRAVDGVDLTVATGSVYGVLGPNGAGKTTTIRMLATLLRPDGGHARVFGHDVLRDPQTVRSLIGVTGQYASVDENLSATENLVIFGRLLGLSSRAARAKSVELLEEFALTEAARKPLKAFSGGMRRRLDLAASLIAQPPLIFLDEPTTGLDPRTRNQMWDTIRRLVAQGSTVLLTTQYLDEADQLADRIAVIDRGRVVAEGTADDLKRSVGQQSLQVTIARRDADRARGVLLTVVGQEPSSAPLADGLRVSAPVDDSTVVTEVLLRLREAGVEVLELALAKPSLDEVFLTLTGHAATSDDAAHAAEKVLA; translated from the coding sequence ATGAACAACCCCGCGATCGAGGCCACGGGCCTCGTCAAGGTCTTCGGCGACAACCGCGCCGTCGACGGCGTGGACCTGACGGTGGCGACCGGCTCGGTCTACGGCGTCCTGGGCCCCAACGGCGCCGGCAAGACCACCACCATCCGCATGCTCGCCACGCTGCTGCGGCCCGACGGCGGCCACGCCCGCGTCTTCGGGCACGACGTCCTGCGCGACCCGCAAACCGTGCGCTCCCTCATCGGCGTCACCGGCCAGTACGCCTCAGTCGACGAGAACCTGTCGGCCACCGAGAACCTCGTGATCTTCGGCCGGCTCCTGGGCCTGTCGAGCCGCGCCGCGAGGGCCAAGTCGGTCGAGCTGCTCGAGGAGTTCGCGCTGACCGAGGCGGCGCGCAAGCCGCTCAAGGCATTCAGCGGTGGCATGCGCCGCCGCCTCGACCTCGCCGCGAGCCTCATCGCGCAGCCTCCGCTCATCTTCCTCGACGAGCCCACCACGGGCCTCGACCCGCGCACCCGCAACCAGATGTGGGACACCATCCGGCGCCTGGTCGCGCAAGGCTCGACCGTGCTGCTCACCACCCAGTACCTCGACGAGGCCGACCAGCTCGCCGACCGCATCGCCGTCATCGACCGCGGCCGCGTCGTGGCCGAGGGCACGGCCGACGACCTCAAGCGCTCCGTCGGCCAGCAGTCGCTGCAGGTGACCATCGCCCGCCGCGACGCCGACCGCGCGCGGGGCGTGCTGCTCACCGTCGTCGGGCAGGAGCCCTCGTCGGCGCCGCTCGCCGACGGCCTGCGGGTCTCGGCGCCGGTCGACGACTCGACGGTCGTCACCGAGGTGCTGCTGCGCCTGCGCGAGGCCGGTGTCGAGGTGTTGGAGCTGGCCCTCGCCAAGCCCTCGCTCGACGAGGTGTTCCTCACGCTCACCGGGCACGCCGCGACCAGCGATGACGCCGCCCACGCCGCAGAGAAGGTGCTCGCATGA
- a CDS encoding ABC transporter permease: MTTLTAPTAPLARAQAAHPVTLATTVSQSLTMAWRGLVKIRRTPEQLFDVTLQPIIFTLMFTYIFGGAIAGSVTDYLPTIIPGILVQTVITTSVVTGTQLREDMDKGVFDRFRSLPIARIAPLAGALLADTVRYLIATTLTIVMGLIMGWRPAGGALRLIGAALLVMLVAWAVSWIWAFFGMIARTASSVQGISMMIMFPLTFLSNAFVPADTLPGWLRGFVNVNPISHLVTAVRELAAGGSGGSDVLLALAGAAVVVVVFAPLAVRAYMRKA, from the coding sequence ATGACCACCCTGACCGCTCCCACCGCTCCCCTGGCGCGCGCCCAGGCGGCGCACCCCGTCACTCTCGCCACGACCGTCTCGCAGTCGCTGACCATGGCGTGGCGCGGGCTGGTGAAGATCCGCCGCACGCCCGAGCAGCTCTTCGACGTGACGCTGCAGCCGATCATCTTCACGCTCATGTTCACCTACATCTTCGGCGGCGCCATCGCCGGCAGCGTCACCGACTATCTGCCGACGATCATCCCCGGCATCCTCGTGCAGACCGTCATCACGACGTCGGTCGTCACGGGCACCCAGTTGCGTGAGGACATGGACAAGGGCGTGTTCGACCGGTTCCGGTCGCTGCCGATCGCCCGCATCGCCCCGCTGGCCGGAGCCCTGCTCGCGGACACAGTCCGCTACCTCATCGCCACGACGCTGACCATCGTCATGGGCCTGATCATGGGCTGGCGCCCGGCGGGCGGCGCGCTCCGGCTGATCGGGGCGGCGCTCCTGGTCATGCTCGTCGCGTGGGCGGTGAGCTGGATCTGGGCGTTCTTCGGCATGATCGCCCGCACCGCGTCCTCGGTGCAGGGCATCTCGATGATGATCATGTTCCCTCTGACGTTCCTGTCCAACGCCTTCGTCCCGGCGGACACGCTGCCGGGCTGGCTGCGGGGGTTCGTCAACGTCAACCCCATCTCGCACCTGGTCACGGCGGTGCGTGAGCTGGCGGCTGGCGGCTCGGGCGGAAGCGACGTGCTCCTGGCCCTGGCGGGCGCCGCCGTCGTCGTGGTGGTCTTCGCCCCGCTCGCCGTGCGCGCGTACATGCGCAAGGCGTGA